A window of Zingiber officinale cultivar Zhangliang chromosome 5A, Zo_v1.1, whole genome shotgun sequence contains these coding sequences:
- the LOC121979269 gene encoding U-box domain-containing protein 44-like isoform X1 has translation MAENWVDSFNLGRHSDESHHDDSRVEPIYEAFLCSLTKQVMHDPVTIENGQTFEREAIEEWFKKCRDNGRMPTCPLTNKELKSTELNPSIALRNTIEEWTKRNEIAQLDKACRTLSLGSSDVDVLQSLNFIIYICQKSRSSKHAVRNAELIPMIADMLKSSNRKIRLKALETLRVASEEDDNKEAIAAGDTIRRIVKFLSPEHSQETEEAVSLLYELSKSETLCEKIGGVSGVILILVGMASSKSEKHLTIERADKTLENLGKSENNVRQMAENGRLQPLLKLLLEGSPETQLSMAAYLGELVLSNDVKVFVAQTAGSVLVNVMKSGSKQAREAALKALNQISSYEASAKILIHAGILPPLVRDLFMVGINQLPMRLKEVAATVLANIVSSGANFESIPLDHDRRTLVSEDIVHSLLHLISNTGPAVECKLLQVLVGLTSSSATVLNIVVAIKSSGATISIIQFVEAPQRDVRVASIKLLNNISPYMGQELSDALRETAGQISSLINIIADDSGISEEQAAAVGLLADLPESDSVLTRCLLDEGAFRIAISKVTSIRQGITRGGRFATPFLEGLVSVLSRLTDILEGEPEIIALTREYNLASLYTDLLQMNGLDKVQRASALALRNLSRQTKLLTRVPVVPEPGFFRSMFSCAGKQPVITGLCQVHHGFCSVKESFCLLEGKAVEKLVACLDHTNEKVVEAALAALCTLLDDDVDIEQGVSVLDGADGIKPILEILQENRTETLRQQAVWAVERILRIEEIACEVSGDQNVGTALVEAFRHGDYRTRQIAERALKHVDKLPNFSGIFTKMGQ, from the exons ATGGCAGAAAATTGGGTTGATAGCTTTAATTTGGGTAGACATTCTGATGAGAGCCATCATGACGATTCACGTGTTGAGCCTATCTATGAAGCATTTCTTTGTTCACTTACGAAACAAGTTATGCACGATCCAGTTACCATAGAGAATGGGCAGACTTTTGAGCGAGAAGCTATTGAGGAATGGTTCAAGAAATGCAGGGACAATGGAAGGATGCCAACCTGTCCATTGACAAATAAAGAATTAAAGAGCACTGAATTAAACCCTAGTATAGCTTTGAGGAATACCATTGAAGAGTGGACCAAGAGAAATGAAATTGCCCAGCTGGACAAAGCATGTAGAACACTGTCACTTGGAAGTTCTGATGTTGATGTTTTACAGTCACTtaatttcattatatatatttgtcAGAAAAGCAGGTCAAGCAAACATGCTGTGCGTAATGCAGAATTAATACCTATGATTGCTGACATGCTGAAGAGCAGCAACAGGAAAATCCGACTTAAGGCACTAGAAACCCTTCGCGTCGCTTCTGAAGAAGATGATAATAAG GAAGCTATTGCTGCAGGAGACACAATCCGAAGAATTGTGAAATTCTTGTCACCTGAGCATTCACAAGAGACAGAAGAAGCTGTATCATTATTATATGAGCTTTCAAAATCTGAAACTTTGTGTGAAAAGATTGGAGGAGTCAGTGGAGTGATACTTATATTGGTAGGAATGGCAAGTAGCAAATCAGAAAAACACTTAACTATAGAAAGAGCTGATAAGACATTGGAAAATTTAGGAAAAAGTGAAAATAATGTCAGACAAATGGCTGAAAATGGTAGATTGCAGCCGCTTCTTAAACTTCTCCTTGAAG GATCACCTGAAACACAGCTCTCAATGGCTGCTTATCTTGGAGAGCTTGTCTTAAGCAATGATGTGAAAGTCTTTGTAGCCCAAACAGCTGGTTCGGTACTCGTCAATGTCATGAAAAGTGGGAGCAAGCAAGCGCGAGAAGCTGCCCTCAAGGCTTTGAACCAAATATCATCATATGAGGCTAGTGCAAAGATACTTATTCATGCTGGCATCCTTCCACCACTTGTCAGAGACCTTTTCATGGTAGGGATCAACCAGCTGCCTATGAGACTGAAAGAGGTAGCTGCAACAGTTCTTGCTAACATTGTGTCTTCAGGTGCTAATTTTGAGAGTATCCCTCTTGATCATGATCGCCGTACCTTGGTTTCTGAAGACATCGTACACAGTCTTCTTCATCTAATTAGCAACACTGGACCTGCAGTTGAATGCAAACTTCTTCAGGTACTTGTGGGGCTTACAAGTTCTTCAGCCACTGTTTTGAACATAGTTGTTGCTATAAAAAGTTCAGGTGCTACCATTAGTATTATTCAGTTCGTTGAAGCCCCACAAAGAGATGTCAGAGTGGCTTCTATAAAACTCTTGAACAATATTTCTCCTTACATGGGTCAAGAGCTTTCTGATGCTCTTCGTGAGACTGCTGGTCAAATCAGCAGCTTGATTAATATCATTGCAGATGACAGTGGGATCTCAGAAGAGCAGGCAGCTGCTGTTGGGCTCCTCGCCGACCTTCCAGAGAGTGACTCTGTTTTAACCAGGTGCCTCTTGGATGAAGGAGCTTTCAGGATAGCCATCTCAAAAGTGACCAGTATCAGACAAGGGATAACTCGTGGGGGACGCTTTGCCACTCCTTTTCTTGAAGGCCTCGTTAGTGTTCTCTCGAGGCTCACAGACATTCTGGAAGGTGAACCGGAGATCATTGCCCTAACTCGTGAGTATAATCTTGCTAGCCTTTATACTGATTTGCTTCAGATGAATGGTCTAGACAAAGTGCAAAGAGCTTCTGCCCTGGCTCTGCGAAACCTCTCCAGGCAAACAAAACTATTAACAAGGGTCCCAGTGGTTCCAGAACCAGGGTTTTTCCGTTCTATGTTTTCTTGCGCAGGCAAGCAACCAGTTATTACTGGACTGTGCCAAGTCCACCATGGCTTCTGTTCTGTAAAAGAAAGCTTCTGTTTGTTGGAAGGAAAAGCCGTAGAGAAGTTGGTTGCTTGTTTAGATCATACTAATGAAAAGGTTGTCGAGGCTGCCTTGGCAGCCTTGTGCACTCTGTTGGATGACGATGTGGATATCGAGCAAGGAGTGTCTGTCTTAGATGGTGCGGATGGGATTAAACCAATTCTGGAAATATTGCAGGAAAACCGCACAGAGACGCTCAGGCAGCAAGCTGTCTGGGCTGTGGAAAGGATCTTGAGGATAGAAGAAATAGCTTGTGAAGTTTCAGGGGATCAAAACGTTGGAACAGCATTAGTTGAAGCCTTCAGGCATGGGGATTATAGAACGAGGCAGATCGCAGAGCGGGCACTGAAGCATGTCGATAAGTTGCCAAATTTCTCTGGGATTTTCACCAAGATGGGGCAATAA
- the LOC121979269 gene encoding U-box domain-containing protein 43-like isoform X2, with translation MKLPSWTKHKSRSSKHAVRNAELIPMIADMLKSSNRKIRLKALETLRVASEEDDNKEAIAAGDTIRRIVKFLSPEHSQETEEAVSLLYELSKSETLCEKIGGVSGVILILVGMASSKSEKHLTIERADKTLENLGKSENNVRQMAENGRLQPLLKLLLEGSPETQLSMAAYLGELVLSNDVKVFVAQTAGSVLVNVMKSGSKQAREAALKALNQISSYEASAKILIHAGILPPLVRDLFMVGINQLPMRLKEVAATVLANIVSSGANFESIPLDHDRRTLVSEDIVHSLLHLISNTGPAVECKLLQVLVGLTSSSATVLNIVVAIKSSGATISIIQFVEAPQRDVRVASIKLLNNISPYMGQELSDALRETAGQISSLINIIADDSGISEEQAAAVGLLADLPESDSVLTRCLLDEGAFRIAISKVTSIRQGITRGGRFATPFLEGLVSVLSRLTDILEGEPEIIALTREYNLASLYTDLLQMNGLDKVQRASALALRNLSRQTKLLTRVPVVPEPGFFRSMFSCAGKQPVITGLCQVHHGFCSVKESFCLLEGKAVEKLVACLDHTNEKVVEAALAALCTLLDDDVDIEQGVSVLDGADGIKPILEILQENRTETLRQQAVWAVERILRIEEIACEVSGDQNVGTALVEAFRHGDYRTRQIAERALKHVDKLPNFSGIFTKMGQ, from the exons ATGAAATTGCCCAGCTGGACAAAGCAT AAAAGCAGGTCAAGCAAACATGCTGTGCGTAATGCAGAATTAATACCTATGATTGCTGACATGCTGAAGAGCAGCAACAGGAAAATCCGACTTAAGGCACTAGAAACCCTTCGCGTCGCTTCTGAAGAAGATGATAATAAG GAAGCTATTGCTGCAGGAGACACAATCCGAAGAATTGTGAAATTCTTGTCACCTGAGCATTCACAAGAGACAGAAGAAGCTGTATCATTATTATATGAGCTTTCAAAATCTGAAACTTTGTGTGAAAAGATTGGAGGAGTCAGTGGAGTGATACTTATATTGGTAGGAATGGCAAGTAGCAAATCAGAAAAACACTTAACTATAGAAAGAGCTGATAAGACATTGGAAAATTTAGGAAAAAGTGAAAATAATGTCAGACAAATGGCTGAAAATGGTAGATTGCAGCCGCTTCTTAAACTTCTCCTTGAAG GATCACCTGAAACACAGCTCTCAATGGCTGCTTATCTTGGAGAGCTTGTCTTAAGCAATGATGTGAAAGTCTTTGTAGCCCAAACAGCTGGTTCGGTACTCGTCAATGTCATGAAAAGTGGGAGCAAGCAAGCGCGAGAAGCTGCCCTCAAGGCTTTGAACCAAATATCATCATATGAGGCTAGTGCAAAGATACTTATTCATGCTGGCATCCTTCCACCACTTGTCAGAGACCTTTTCATGGTAGGGATCAACCAGCTGCCTATGAGACTGAAAGAGGTAGCTGCAACAGTTCTTGCTAACATTGTGTCTTCAGGTGCTAATTTTGAGAGTATCCCTCTTGATCATGATCGCCGTACCTTGGTTTCTGAAGACATCGTACACAGTCTTCTTCATCTAATTAGCAACACTGGACCTGCAGTTGAATGCAAACTTCTTCAGGTACTTGTGGGGCTTACAAGTTCTTCAGCCACTGTTTTGAACATAGTTGTTGCTATAAAAAGTTCAGGTGCTACCATTAGTATTATTCAGTTCGTTGAAGCCCCACAAAGAGATGTCAGAGTGGCTTCTATAAAACTCTTGAACAATATTTCTCCTTACATGGGTCAAGAGCTTTCTGATGCTCTTCGTGAGACTGCTGGTCAAATCAGCAGCTTGATTAATATCATTGCAGATGACAGTGGGATCTCAGAAGAGCAGGCAGCTGCTGTTGGGCTCCTCGCCGACCTTCCAGAGAGTGACTCTGTTTTAACCAGGTGCCTCTTGGATGAAGGAGCTTTCAGGATAGCCATCTCAAAAGTGACCAGTATCAGACAAGGGATAACTCGTGGGGGACGCTTTGCCACTCCTTTTCTTGAAGGCCTCGTTAGTGTTCTCTCGAGGCTCACAGACATTCTGGAAGGTGAACCGGAGATCATTGCCCTAACTCGTGAGTATAATCTTGCTAGCCTTTATACTGATTTGCTTCAGATGAATGGTCTAGACAAAGTGCAAAGAGCTTCTGCCCTGGCTCTGCGAAACCTCTCCAGGCAAACAAAACTATTAACAAGGGTCCCAGTGGTTCCAGAACCAGGGTTTTTCCGTTCTATGTTTTCTTGCGCAGGCAAGCAACCAGTTATTACTGGACTGTGCCAAGTCCACCATGGCTTCTGTTCTGTAAAAGAAAGCTTCTGTTTGTTGGAAGGAAAAGCCGTAGAGAAGTTGGTTGCTTGTTTAGATCATACTAATGAAAAGGTTGTCGAGGCTGCCTTGGCAGCCTTGTGCACTCTGTTGGATGACGATGTGGATATCGAGCAAGGAGTGTCTGTCTTAGATGGTGCGGATGGGATTAAACCAATTCTGGAAATATTGCAGGAAAACCGCACAGAGACGCTCAGGCAGCAAGCTGTCTGGGCTGTGGAAAGGATCTTGAGGATAGAAGAAATAGCTTGTGAAGTTTCAGGGGATCAAAACGTTGGAACAGCATTAGTTGAAGCCTTCAGGCATGGGGATTATAGAACGAGGCAGATCGCAGAGCGGGCACTGAAGCATGTCGATAAGTTGCCAAATTTCTCTGGGATTTTCACCAAGATGGGGCAATAA